A genome region from Coprococcus phoceensis includes the following:
- a CDS encoding AraC family transcriptional regulator, producing MYINSGYLHNSLLDFKDKSKPLVVGSCGTYRLIHQPKLPTYRPRGRIDYQLLYIAAGKGHFFLNGKEEIIEAGHMILYKPREMQRYVYYGTDQTEVYWVHFTGNNVKNILREYHLFESGQIIQTGNSTEYHQIFRKMIQELQLTRPHYEEYLSLLLRELFLLISRQAPMGISSQNRMLQKEMEEATQYFNEHFAEEISIEQYAMDKHLSISWFIRSFKRYNSVTPMQYILNLRITNAKTLLRTTTYSVSEVASIVGYNNPLYFSRLFKKQTGLPPSEFRNNKI from the coding sequence ATGTATATCAACTCTGGTTATCTGCATAATTCATTATTGGATTTCAAAGATAAGAGCAAACCACTAGTAGTGGGAAGCTGTGGGACATACCGGCTGATCCACCAGCCCAAGCTTCCCACGTATCGCCCCCGAGGAAGGATTGACTATCAATTGCTTTATATTGCTGCAGGGAAAGGTCATTTCTTTTTGAATGGCAAGGAAGAGATTATAGAGGCCGGACATATGATTTTATACAAGCCACGGGAAATGCAAAGATATGTTTATTATGGGACAGACCAGACAGAAGTTTACTGGGTTCATTTTACCGGTAATAATGTAAAAAATATTTTAAGAGAATACCATTTGTTTGAATCCGGACAGATTATCCAGACTGGAAACTCTACGGAATATCATCAGATTTTCCGAAAAATGATTCAGGAACTCCAGCTTACCCGTCCTCATTATGAAGAATACTTATCTCTCCTGCTCAGGGAACTGTTCCTTCTGATTAGCCGCCAGGCTCCCATGGGCATCTCTTCCCAGAACCGGATGTTGCAAAAAGAAATGGAAGAAGCTACACAGTATTTTAATGAACATTTTGCAGAAGAAATATCGATTGAGCAGTACGCCATGGACAAACACCTCAGTATCAGCTGGTTTATCCGAAGCTTTAAACGTTACAATAGCGTAACTCCCATGCAGTATATACTAAATCTCCGGATCACAAATGCAAAGACACTGCTCCGGACTACTACATATTCTGTATCCGAGGTGGCATCCATCGTTGGGTATAATAATCCGCTGTATTTCAGCAGACTGTTCAAAAAACAGACGGGACTTCCTCCATCGGAATTTCGGAATAATAAGATTTAG
- a CDS encoding Mu transposase domain-containing protein, protein MQNCTTILGIIDMRQRGISYDDCRSRYKVGCSTITLIMNRFKESGKDLDTLKQMSAEEVEHLFFPPENLRRKDDSVMPDYQAVYERLTMPGSKANLFYLWLKYKKDCPSGYQYTQYCLYFKRFVEKHYGSEAVSMVVERIPGEKVYIDWVGDQPEILVDSSTGEIKKVHFFVTTVGVSNLIYAEAFEDEKLPNFIAGTVHALESYGAVPKYLVPDNLKTAITKHTKDELVINSVYQDLENFYDVVILPPPPRKPKGKPTVEKYVQFLETHLLEDLKEKVYYSIEDINRDVRQKIADINNEKRTSQSLSKMESFLRYDKPQMKPLAGESFSLCDYKYFARVPNNYHLLYDDHYYSVLYTYYNQPAILKATMAEVRICDRNNKLICTHRRSYKDFPKYITKPEHMALEHQYYKEVNSKDGAYYRRWASSIGPYMGKLIDSVLLTPQHEEQAYNSCNGILHMCKNQSRLLLEDIAKTCVESNACRYSYFKKLLKNMQDNHSVPTTSSLPEHSNLRGKEEYR, encoded by the coding sequence ATGCAAAACTGTACTACAATTCTTGGAATCATCGATATGCGTCAACGTGGCATATCCTATGATGATTGCCGTAGCCGATACAAAGTTGGCTGCAGCACAATTACTCTGATCATGAACCGCTTCAAAGAATCCGGCAAAGATCTTGATACGCTGAAACAAATGTCGGCAGAGGAAGTGGAACATCTATTCTTTCCACCCGAAAACCTCCGCAGAAAAGATGATTCCGTTATGCCTGATTACCAAGCCGTCTATGAGCGGCTAACTATGCCAGGAAGCAAAGCAAATCTCTTTTATCTGTGGCTGAAATACAAGAAGGACTGTCCTTCCGGTTATCAATATACACAGTATTGCCTGTATTTTAAACGCTTCGTTGAAAAGCATTACGGCTCGGAAGCTGTCAGCATGGTCGTGGAACGGATTCCAGGAGAAAAGGTTTACATCGACTGGGTCGGTGATCAACCGGAAATTCTTGTGGATTCATCAACTGGTGAAATAAAAAAGGTACATTTTTTTGTTACAACTGTTGGAGTAAGCAACCTTATTTATGCGGAAGCCTTTGAGGATGAAAAACTGCCCAACTTCATTGCCGGTACTGTTCATGCATTGGAGTCCTATGGTGCAGTGCCTAAATATCTCGTACCAGACAACTTAAAAACTGCAATCACCAAGCATACCAAGGATGAACTGGTAATCAATAGTGTCTATCAGGACTTAGAGAATTTCTACGATGTAGTAATCCTTCCACCACCGCCTCGCAAGCCGAAGGGAAAACCAACGGTGGAGAAGTACGTTCAGTTTCTGGAGACACATCTGTTGGAAGACCTGAAAGAAAAAGTTTACTACAGTATCGAAGATATCAATCGTGATGTACGGCAAAAAATAGCGGACATCAACAACGAGAAAAGGACCTCCCAGTCCCTTTCCAAAATGGAAAGTTTCCTTCGATATGACAAACCACAGATGAAGCCACTTGCCGGTGAATCCTTCTCGCTGTGTGATTATAAATACTTTGCCCGTGTACCGAATAATTACCATCTGTTGTATGATGACCACTATTATTCAGTATTGTACACGTATTATAATCAGCCTGCAATTCTTAAGGCTACAATGGCAGAGGTACGAATCTGCGACCGGAATAACAAGCTGATTTGTACCCATAGAAGGTCCTACAAAGACTTTCCCAAATACATCACCAAGCCGGAGCACATGGCTCTAGAGCATCAATACTACAAAGAAGTGAATTCTAAAGATGGCGCTTATTACAGACGATGGGCCTCGAGTATCGGTCCATATATGGGTAAACTTATTGATTCCGTGCTTCTTACACCTCAGCACGAAGAACAAGCCTATAATAGTTGTAACGGCATTCTTCATATGTGTAAGAATCAATCCAGACTTTTGCTGGAAGATATCGCAAAAACATGCGTGGAAAGTAATGCCTGTAGGTATTCTTATTTCAAAAAGCTCCTGAAAAATATGCAGGACAATCATTCGGTACCGACTACATCCTCACTTCCAGAGCATAGTAACTTACGAGGGAAGGAGGAGTATCGATGA
- a CDS encoding ATP-binding protein, with product MINKNQLSTEDYEICSKLKSMRFSGMAEALEEVFADPNAELLPFREKIQRIVDAEWNLRYFKKLNRFIKKATLKYPAADLDETLYNPERQLDVRIIEELSKCEWIEQGKNLVITGKTSSGKSYLANALCICALRQFKTVRYMKASQLINELSKAEKLDTYQEELNLFAGYDLLVVDDFGLMNMDVNKCRNLFEVFDSRDPHKSILVISQFPVPAWYDMFQDHTYAEACLARMLSGAYRLEMNGKNMRDMEPINK from the coding sequence ATGATAAATAAAAACCAACTTTCCACAGAGGACTACGAAATCTGCAGTAAGCTTAAAAGTATGCGGTTCTCCGGTATGGCAGAAGCATTGGAGGAAGTGTTTGCAGATCCCAATGCAGAACTTCTTCCATTCAGAGAAAAAATACAGCGTATCGTAGATGCTGAATGGAATCTGCGCTATTTCAAGAAACTGAATCGTTTTATCAAAAAGGCAACCTTGAAATATCCCGCTGCTGATCTGGATGAAACGCTTTATAATCCGGAACGACAGCTGGATGTGCGCATCATAGAGGAACTTTCCAAATGTGAATGGATTGAACAGGGAAAAAATCTTGTCATAACAGGAAAAACCAGTTCCGGTAAAAGCTACCTTGCCAATGCACTTTGTATTTGTGCCTTGCGGCAGTTCAAGACAGTCCGGTACATGAAGGCTAGCCAGTTGATAAATGAGTTGTCCAAAGCAGAAAAACTCGACACTTATCAAGAAGAACTGAATCTGTTCGCTGGCTATGATCTTCTTGTCGTTGACGATTTTGGATTGATGAACATGGATGTTAATAAGTGCCGAAACTTATTTGAGGTATTCGACAGCAGAGATCCTCATAAATCCATCCTTGTAATCTCTCAGTTCCCTGTACCTGCCTGGTATGACATGTTTCAGGATCATACTTATGCAGAGGCGTGCCTTGCACGCATGCTTAGTGGAGCCTATCGTTTGGAGATGAATGGTAAGAACATGAGAGATATGGAACCTATTAACAAGTAA
- a CDS encoding glycohydrolase toxin TNT-related protein (This protein contains a domain related to Tuberculosis Necrotizing Toxin, which is the C-terminal effector domain of outer membrane channel protein CpnT, and which has a lethal NAD+-glycohydrolase activity.) — protein MGYHVKIEELLEVQNQMISQLSEWGTQLESVYQALETIVVTPCIQGETGKSIQNYIQEVHIPVIGSLQQLLTEFQVRLSVYAEGYYGIDSSYEAEIPQEILEEQQQVLENGREDFENLREEINSVISSVSDIVSVVQPSGLALVLSYQLMESRVKTLNSDIGDYEETHQNDTQNMNSMLESIRSILIARTGSPAISVTNYQAGSIAMLPSYQRLQMEYEASGNFVAQNIAQYEAAMKKFEDKMNDKLADDRKAEGLKQFLSGIVSVTVGTALIFATAGAATPIVLSAAVVGGTSTLYGLSNATEGMNNISLGFSGDGFAVAENPIRDTLFAGNPELYYTIGNASTMISAMALPMSGILKGATGATKFKAIAVDGGRILIGNVAEDKAYDVIYQSTDSRILAMLGSNVVEGVLSGNPVNSSVSEIGDVARKTDIEELGDNLIDLRRKGFEGVSEADKLKLSSWKYAPDEELYLKYKDVFDNPKYYNQTTGEINWPGQHGDKNTDGFLNGKFDEVTLKPGEKIDRYGTDYGSFASSEGISYGQRALAPGTDLKPYSVFEVLKPMKVKAGEIAPWFNETGGGIQYVLPDIIDELLDAGIIRRVK, from the coding sequence ATGGGATACCATGTGAAAATCGAAGAGTTGTTGGAAGTACAAAATCAGATGATTAGTCAGTTAAGCGAATGGGGGACACAATTAGAGTCCGTTTATCAGGCATTAGAAACGATTGTAGTAACACCATGTATCCAAGGAGAAACAGGGAAAAGCATACAGAATTATATACAAGAAGTACATATTCCTGTGATTGGATCACTACAGCAACTCTTAACTGAGTTTCAGGTACGTCTTTCGGTATATGCAGAGGGATATTATGGAATTGATTCTTCTTATGAGGCTGAGATTCCACAAGAAATATTGGAGGAACAACAGCAAGTATTGGAGAATGGACGGGAGGACTTTGAAAATTTACGGGAAGAAATTAATAGCGTCATTTCCAGTGTTAGTGATATTGTTTCAGTTGTTCAGCCTTCAGGTTTGGCATTAGTACTTTCTTATCAGTTGATGGAAAGTCGTGTTAAAACTTTAAACAGTGACATTGGTGATTATGAGGAAACACATCAAAATGATACGCAGAATATGAACTCTATGCTGGAGTCTATAAGGTCTATTTTGATAGCAAGAACAGGAAGTCCTGCTATATCAGTAACCAATTATCAGGCTGGTTCTATTGCAATGCTACCGTCATATCAAAGGCTGCAGATGGAATATGAAGCAAGTGGAAATTTTGTAGCTCAGAACATAGCTCAGTACGAAGCTGCAATGAAAAAGTTTGAAGATAAAATGAACGATAAACTTGCTGATGATAGGAAAGCGGAAGGATTAAAACAATTTCTTTCAGGCATCGTATCTGTAACGGTGGGAACAGCACTGATTTTCGCAACTGCGGGTGCGGCTACCCCTATTGTGCTTAGTGCAGCTGTTGTAGGAGGAACATCTACATTATATGGATTATCGAATGCAACAGAAGGAATGAACAATATATCCCTGGGTTTTTCCGGTGATGGATTTGCAGTAGCAGAAAACCCTATCCGTGATACACTGTTTGCAGGAAATCCGGAATTATATTATACTATAGGAAATGCCAGTACTATGATTTCTGCAATGGCATTACCGATGAGTGGCATCTTAAAAGGAGCAACAGGTGCTACAAAATTTAAAGCTATCGCCGTAGATGGTGGAAGGATATTGATTGGCAATGTGGCAGAAGATAAGGCTTATGATGTAATCTACCAAAGTACAGACAGCCGTATATTGGCAATGCTGGGAAGCAATGTGGTAGAAGGAGTTCTATCAGGAAACCCAGTGAATAGTTCGGTATCGGAAATTGGAGATGTAGCGAGAAAGACAGATATTGAAGAACTGGGGGATAACTTGATAGATTTGCGGAGAAAAGGCTTTGAGGGCGTAAGTGAAGCTGATAAATTAAAATTAAGTTCTTGGAAATACGCTCCAGATGAAGAACTATATTTAAAGTATAAAGATGTATTTGATAACCCTAAGTATTACAATCAAACAACAGGTGAAATAAATTGGCCAGGTCAACATGGAGATAAAAATACAGATGGATTTCTTAATGGTAAATTCGATGAGGTAACTTTAAAACCAGGAGAAAAAATTGATAGATATGGAACTGATTATGGTTCTTTCGCTTCGTCAGAAGGAATATCTTATGGTCAGAGAGCATTAGCACCAGGAACAGATTTAAAACCATATAGTGTATTTGAAGTTCTTAAGCCAATGAAGGTAAAGGCGGGTGAGATTGCACCGTGGTTTAATGAAACTGGTGGAGGTATACAATATGTGTTACCAGATATAATAGATGAGTTATTAGATGCGGGAATAATAAGGAGAGTAAAATAA
- a CDS encoding DUF4274 domain-containing protein, with translation MNNSKKEYVHKLLYSENKKDTIDEIKSITDSELLHIIAGNYNWDNGFEIPYNIINNKNCDLGTALMIFYDADGYRALENKEELKNPNLKEWASFISEIEEHILKNEFKVNHIKFIPPLTKVQIFKLKKNNPNITKVFIEETDGDVVEIPNI, from the coding sequence ATGAATAATTCTAAAAAGGAATATGTACATAAATTGCTCTATAGTGAAAATAAAAAAGATACTATAGATGAAATTAAAAGTATAACAGATTCAGAGCTACTGCATATAATAGCAGGAAATTATAACTGGGACAATGGTTTTGAGATCCCATATAATATAATAAATAATAAAAACTGTGATTTAGGGACTGCTTTAATGATTTTTTATGATGCTGATGGATATAGAGCTTTAGAAAATAAGGAAGAATTAAAGAATCCGAATTTAAAGGAATGGGCTAGCTTTATTTCAGAAATAGAGGAGCATATTTTAAAAAATGAGTTTAAAGTTAATCACATTAAGTTTATTCCGCCATTAACAAAGGTTCAAATTTTTAAATTAAAGAAGAATAATCCTAATATAACTAAGGTGTTTATAGAAGAAACTGATGGCGATGTAGTAGAGATACCTAATATATAA
- a CDS encoding T7SS effector LXG polymorphic toxin encodes MGYHVKIEELLEVQNQMISQLSEWGTQLESVYQTLETIVVTPCIQGETGKSIQNYIREVHIPVIGSLQQLLTEFQVRLSVYAEGYYGIDSSYEAEIPQEILEEQQKALENGREDFENLREEINSVISNVSDIVSVVQPSGLSLVLSYQLMESRVKTLNSDIGDYEETHQNDTQNMDSMMESIRSILIARTGSSSVSVTNYQAGSIAMLPAYQRLQMGYEASGNYVAQNMAQYEEAIKKFEDKMNDKLADDRKAEGLKQLLAGIVSVTVGTALIFATAGAAAPIVFSAAVVGGTSTLYGLSNATEGMNNISLGFSGDGFTMAENPIRDTLFAGNPDLYYTIGNASTMISAMALPMSGILKGATGAAKFKTIAVDGGRILIGNVAEDKAYDAIYQSTDSRILAMLGSNVVEGVLSGNLANSSVSEIGDVARKTDIEELGDDLIDLRRKGFEGVSNPERLIPGKPGVVTGGDSTKLGKNIMESMGLKRSTKWTGHQAQHIIPAEMADNPILQKIGMNLDDATNGILLRTPDAELSAMSRHRGYHSVYNNVVRNQLNKMDINQSVDVLQKQVFDLQSDLRKLQESGLPLYPNQGATVELWERSLSRIRK; translated from the coding sequence ATGGGATACCATGTGAAAATCGAAGAGTTGTTGGAAGTACAAAATCAGATGATTAGTCAGTTAAGCGAATGGGGGACACAATTAGAGTCCGTTTATCAGACATTAGAAACGATTGTAGTAACACCATGTATCCAAGGAGAAACAGGGAAAAGCATACAAAATTATATACGAGAAGTACATATTCCTGTGATTGGATCACTACAGCAATTATTAACAGAGTTTCAGGTACGTCTTTCGGTATATGCGGAGGGATATTATGGAATTGATTCTTCTTATGAGGCTGAGATCCCACAGGAAATATTGGAGGAACAACAGAAAGCATTGGAAAATGGGCGGGAAGACTTTGAAAATTTACGAGAAGAAATCAATAGCGTCATTTCCAATGTTAGTGACATTGTTTCAGTTGTACAGCCTTCAGGTTTATCTTTAGTACTTTCTTATCAGTTGATGGAAAGTCGTGTTAAAACTTTAAACAGTGATATTGGTGATTATGAGGAAACGCATCAAAATGACACACAGAATATGGACTCCATGATGGAGTCTATAAGGTCTATTCTGATAGCAAGAACAGGAAGCTCTTCTGTATCAGTAACTAATTATCAGGCTGGTTCTATTGCAATGCTGCCGGCATATCAAAGGCTGCAGATGGGCTATGAAGCAAGTGGAAATTATGTAGCCCAGAACATGGCTCAGTACGAAGAGGCAATAAAAAAGTTTGAAGATAAAATGAACGACAAACTTGCTGATGATAGGAAAGCGGAAGGATTAAAACAGCTTCTTGCAGGCATCGTATCTGTAACGGTGGGAACAGCACTGATTTTCGCAACTGCGGGTGCGGCTGCTCCTATTGTGTTTAGTGCAGCTGTTGTGGGAGGAACATCTACCTTATATGGATTATCGAACGCAACAGAAGGAATGAATAATATATCCCTTGGCTTTTCCGGGGACGGATTTACAATGGCAGAAAACCCTATCCGTGATACACTGTTTGCAGGAAATCCGGATTTATATTATACTATAGGAAATGCCAGTACTATGATTTCGGCAATGGCATTACCGATGAGTGGTATTTTAAAAGGGGCAACAGGTGCTGCAAAATTTAAAACTATCGCCGTAGATGGTGGAAGGATATTGATTGGCAATGTGGCAGAAGATAAAGCTTATGATGCAATCTATCAAAGTACAGACAGCCGTATATTGGCAATGCTGGGAAGTAATGTGGTAGAAGGAGTCCTGTCAGGAAACCTAGCAAATAGTTCAGTATCGGAAATTGGAGATGTAGCGAGAAAGACAGATATTGAAGAACTGGGGGATGACTTGATAGATTTGCGGAGAAAAGGCTTTGAGGGCGTAAGTAACCCTGAAAGACTTATTCCAGGAAAACCTGGAGTAGTTACAGGTGGTGATTCTACTAAGCTAGGTAAAAATATAATGGAATCAATGGGATTAAAGCGGTCAACTAAATGGACTGGACATCAAGCACAACATATAATCCCAGCAGAAATGGCAGATAATCCAATACTTCAAAAAATAGGAATGAATTTAGATGATGCAACAAATGGAATATTATTAAGAACGCCAGATGCTGAATTAAGTGCTATGTCAAGGCATAGAGGCTACCATTCAGTATATAATAATGTAGTAAGAAATCAACTGAATAAGATGGATATCAATCAGAGTGTGGACGTACTTCAAAAGCAAGTATTTGACTTGCAGAGTGATTTACGAAAACTACAAGAAAGTGGATTGCCATTGTATCCAAATCAAGGAGCAACGGTAGAATTATGGGAAAGAAGTTTAAGTAGAATTAGAAAGTAA
- a CDS encoding IS4 family transposase has protein sequence MSSISQNNSNEVALLDCVQKFFIKHHVGRLLKQCNGTKEKGVSSVSLLKYKMGNIFTGRSMYMQQKTGSFKEAFSKNTFYRFLNSTKTNWLRFTSLLAADIVKNDLKHLTDDSRKNVFIIDDSLFHRTSCKKTELGSKVFDHTGMNYKKGFRMLTVSWSDGNTLIPVNSCLLASSKESNIIGPVKAFDKRTLAGKRRKLAQTKAPEAMLTLLDTAVSAGLSAEYVLFDSWFSNPAQITALKSRGMDVIAMIKKSSRIKYTYGEDQLNIKEIYSRNKKRRGRSRYLLSVDVMVGKENPIPAKIVCVRNKANRKDWLAFICTDTSLSEEEIIRIYGKRWKIEVFFKTCKSMLNLIGECHSLSYDALTAHVAIVFTRYMLLAMEQRQNEDQRTLGELFFFLVDEMADITFYRSLSILMDAFMASLQELLKLSDEQLARFTADFESRLPEYLRNALHPLATVA, from the coding sequence ATGTCCAGTATATCACAGAACAATAGCAATGAGGTAGCATTACTTGATTGTGTCCAGAAGTTTTTTATCAAGCATCACGTTGGCAGGTTGTTGAAGCAATGCAACGGCACCAAAGAGAAAGGCGTTTCCTCTGTTTCTCTGCTTAAGTATAAGATGGGGAACATTTTCACTGGAAGAAGTATGTATATGCAACAGAAAACAGGTTCCTTCAAAGAAGCGTTTTCCAAGAACACCTTCTATCGTTTTCTGAATTCTACGAAAACCAACTGGCTCCGTTTTACATCACTTCTTGCTGCTGACATCGTGAAGAATGATCTAAAGCACCTTACTGATGACTCCCGTAAGAACGTGTTTATCATCGACGACAGTCTGTTCCATCGTACAAGCTGCAAAAAGACAGAACTGGGATCTAAAGTCTTTGATCATACGGGAATGAACTACAAGAAAGGCTTCCGTATGCTGACCGTAAGCTGGAGCGATGGGAATACGCTGATTCCTGTAAACAGCTGTCTCCTGGCTTCATCCAAAGAGTCGAACATCATCGGCCCTGTGAAGGCATTTGATAAGAGAACTCTTGCCGGAAAGCGTCGTAAGCTTGCACAGACAAAAGCTCCGGAGGCAATGCTTACACTCCTTGATACCGCTGTATCTGCGGGGCTTTCTGCAGAATATGTGCTTTTTGATTCCTGGTTTTCCAATCCTGCACAGATAACTGCGCTTAAGTCTAGAGGAATGGATGTCATTGCCATGATCAAGAAAAGCAGCCGCATCAAGTACACTTATGGTGAGGACCAGCTTAATATCAAGGAAATATATTCCAGGAACAAGAAACGTCGTGGCCGTTCCAGGTATCTTCTTTCTGTTGATGTGATGGTAGGGAAAGAGAATCCCATTCCAGCAAAAATCGTTTGCGTAAGAAACAAGGCCAATCGTAAGGATTGGCTTGCTTTCATATGCACAGATACATCGCTCTCCGAAGAAGAAATCATCCGCATCTATGGCAAACGCTGGAAAATCGAGGTCTTTTTCAAGACCTGCAAGTCTATGCTGAATCTGATTGGTGAATGTCATAGCTTATCTTATGATGCACTGACTGCTCACGTAGCAATCGTGTTTACCAGATACATGTTACTTGCAATGGAGCAGAGACAGAATGAAGATCAACGAACCCTAGGGGAACTGTTCTTTTTTCTGGTAGATGAAATGGCAGATATCACTTTCTACCGTTCACTTAGCATCCTGATGGATGCTTTCATGGCAAGCCTTCAGGAACTTCTGAAGCTTAGTGACGAACAGTTGGCTAGATTTACTGCTGATTTTGAGTCCAGACTGCCGGAATATCTGCGTAATGCACTCCATCCACTGGCTACTGTGGCATAA
- a CDS encoding LXG domain-containing protein, with translation MGYHVKIEELLEVQNQMISQLSEWGTQLETVYQALETIVVTPCIQGETGKSIQNYIQEVHIPVIGSLQQLLTEFQVRLSVYAEGYYGIDSSYEAEIPQEILEEQQQVLENGREDFENLREEINSVISSVSDIVSVVQPSGLALVLSYQLMESRVKTLNSDIGDYEETHQNDTQNMNSMLESIRSILIARTGSPAISVTNYQAGSIAMLPSYQRLQMEYEASGNFVAQNIAQYEAAMKKFEDKMNDKLADDRKAEGLKQFLSGIVSVTVGTALIFATAGAATPIVLSAAVVGGTSTLYGLSNATEGMNNISLGFSGDGFAVAENPIRDTLFAGNPELYYTIGNASTMISAMALPMSGILKGATGAAKFKTIAVDGGRILIGNVAEDKAYDVIYQSTDSRILAMLGSNVVEGVLSGNPVNSSVSEIGDVARKPDIIKQTSNKVDNLSNYITEEIRKSDNFTTLRKVTAEETNSWWKNVMGYDNPPYKPGTIVKEIELTKDSTFVRVYDGEVSGMYGGWVMKAEDIAGLTPKQIQDKFALPSVPKYVVDVKLTKGTTIRTGIVNPLEGWGNGGGVQYDLMGKRIGEFLNPRELP, from the coding sequence ATGGGATACCATGTGAAAATCGAAGAGTTGTTGGAAGTACAAAATCAGATGATTAGTCAGTTGAGTGAATGGGGAACACAATTAGAGACGGTTTATCAGGCATTAGAAACGATTGTAGTAACACCATGCATCCAAGGGGAAACCGGGAAAAGCATACAGAATTATATACAAGAAGTACATATTCCTGTGATTGGATCACTACAGCAACTCTTAACTGAGTTTCAGGTACGTCTTTCGGTATATGCAGAGGGATATTATGGAATTGATTCTTCTTATGAGGCTGAGATTCCACAAGAAATATTGGAGGAACAACAGCAAGTATTGGAGAATGGACGGGAGGACTTTGAAAATTTACGGGAAGAAATTAATAGCGTCATTTCCAGTGTTAGTGATATTGTTTCAGTTGTCCAGCCTTCAGGTTTGGCATTAGTACTTTCTTATCAGTTGATGGAAAGTCGTGTTAAAACTTTAAACAGTGACATTGGTGATTATGAGGAAACACATCAAAATGATACGCAGAATATGAACTCTATGCTGGAGTCTATAAGGTCTATTTTGATAGCAAGAACAGGAAGTCCTGCTATATCAGTAACCAATTATCAGGCTGGTTCTATTGCAATGCTACCGTCATATCAAAGGCTGCAGATGGAATATGAAGCAAGTGGAAATTTTGTAGCTCAGAACATAGCTCAGTACGAAGCTGCAATGAAAAAGTTTGAAGATAAAATGAACGATAAACTTGCTGATGATAGGAAAGCAGAAGGATTAAAACAATTTCTTTCAGGTATCGTATCTGTAACGGTGGGAACAGCACTGATTTTCGCAACTGCGGGTGCGGCTACCCCTATTGTGCTTAGTGCAGCTGTTGTAGGAGGAACATCTACATTATATGGATTATCGAATGCAACAGAAGGAATGAACAATATATCCCTGGGTTTTTCCGGTGATGGATTTGCAGTAGCAGAAAACCCTATCCGTGATACACTGTTTGCAGGAAATCCGGAATTATATTATACTATAGGAAATGCCAGTACTATGATTTCGGCAATGGCATTACCGATGAGTGGTATTTTAAAAGGGGCAACAGGTGCTGCAAAATTTAAAACTATCGCCGTAGATGGTGGAAGGATATTGATTGGCAATGTGGCAGAAGATAAGGCTTATGATGTAATCTACCAAAGTACAGACAGCCGTATATTGGCAATGCTGGGAAGCAATGTGGTAGAAGGGGTTCTATCAGGAAACCCAGTGAATAGTTCGGTATCGGAAATTGGAGATGTGGCGAGAAAACCGGATATTATAAAGCAGACAAGTAATAAAGTAGATAATCTATCTAATTATATTACTGAGGAAATTCGTAAATCTGACAATTTTACAACATTAAGAAAAGTCACAGCCGAAGAAACTAATTCTTGGTGGAAAAATGTAATGGGATATGATAATCCACCATATAAACCAGGGACAATTGTTAAAGAAATAGAATTAACAAAAGATTCAACATTTGTTAGAGTGTATGATGGAGAAGTATCAGGTATGTATGGAGGCTGGGTTATGAAAGCAGAAGATATTGCAGGATTAACACCTAAGCAAATACAAGATAAATTTGCCTTACCATCTGTCCCTAAATATGTAGTAGATGTAAAACTCACAAAAGGAACAACTATTAGAACGGGAATAGTTAATCCGCTTGAAGGATGGGGAAATGGTGGAGGAGTACAATATGACTTAATGGGAAAAAGAATAGGTGAATTTTTAAATCCACGAGAATTACCATAA